In a single window of the Ancylobacter polymorphus genome:
- a CDS encoding ETC complex I subunit — MVARIYKPTRTAMQSGNARTKLWVLDYEPEQPRLVEPLMGYTSSGDMKSQVRLRFDTKEEAVAYAERHGIAYQLQEPQEPARRRMAYSDNFSFRRIGQWTH; from the coding sequence ATGGTCGCACGCATCTACAAGCCGACCCGGACCGCCATGCAGTCCGGCAACGCCCGGACCAAGCTCTGGGTGCTCGACTATGAGCCGGAGCAGCCCCGTCTGGTGGAGCCGCTGATGGGCTATACCAGCTCCGGCGACATGAAGAGCCAGGTGCGCCTGCGCTTCGACACCAAGGAAGAGGCGGTCGCCTATGCCGAGCGCCACGGCATCGCCTATCAGCTGCAGGAACCGCAGGAGCCGGCGCGCCGCCGCATGGCCTATTCCGATAATTTCAGCTTCCGCCGCATCGGCCAGTGGACCCACTGA
- the rpsU gene encoding 30S ribosomal protein S21 encodes MQVLVRDNNVDQALKVLKRKMQREGIFREMRARRAYEKPSERRNREAGEAVRRARKVARKQAVREGLIAAPKKKPSSRQAPARAPAAPAPAAD; translated from the coding sequence TTGCAGGTTCTCGTACGCGATAACAATGTCGACCAGGCTTTGAAGGTTCTGAAGCGCAAGATGCAGCGCGAGGGTATTTTCCGCGAGATGCGGGCGCGCCGTGCTTATGAGAAGCCCTCCGAGCGCCGCAACCGCGAAGCGGGCGAGGCCGTTCGCCGTGCCCGAAAGGTGGCGCGCAAGCAGGCCGTGCGTGAGGGGTTGATCGCTGCCCCGAAGAAGAAACCCTCGTCCCGGCAGGCCCCCGCCCGCGCACCCGCCGCCCCGGCGCCGGCCGCCGATTAG
- a CDS encoding DUF192 domain-containing protein: protein MSHAFALAGRSFRGLAPVLALAALLLAGLLPAGAAAEKLNILTKAGPFAVTIELAVTPAERSKGLMYRTELAPDAGMLFDFGVEQPIYMWMKNTYIPLDMLFIRSDGRIASIATDTVPLSTETISSGPPVRAVLELPAGTVRAKGIAVGDRIEYRLFRER, encoded by the coding sequence ATGAGCCACGCCTTTGCCCTCGCGGGCCGGTCCTTCCGTGGGCTGGCACCCGTTCTCGCCCTCGCCGCCCTGCTGCTGGCTGGCCTGCTGCCGGCCGGCGCGGCAGCGGAAAAGCTGAACATCCTCACCAAGGCGGGGCCGTTCGCGGTCACCATCGAACTGGCGGTGACGCCGGCCGAGCGTTCCAAGGGGCTGATGTACCGGACCGAGCTGGCGCCCGATGCGGGGATGCTGTTCGACTTCGGCGTCGAGCAGCCGATCTATATGTGGATGAAGAACACCTATATCCCGCTCGATATGCTGTTCATCCGCTCCGACGGGCGGATCGCCAGCATCGCCACCGACACGGTGCCGCTGTCCACCGAAACCATTTCCTCGGGTCCGCCGGTGCGGGCGGTGCTGGAACTGCCCGCCGGCACGGTGCGCGCCAAGGGAATCGCCGTCGGCGACCGCATCGAGTACCGGTTGTTCCGCGAGCGCTAG
- a CDS encoding cold-shock protein: protein MVSDGSLPRTGNDSRAQPEENAGAGEGQEGKVLLIAGAIKWFDLSKGYGFVVPDDGSGDVMLHVTCLRRGGFNTAQEGARVVCEVVARERGFQALRVLSMDETTAVHHSQLPQARTHVTVQPVGGFERAWVKWFNRLRGFGFLSRGEGTEDIFVHMETLRRHGLAELRPGQMVLVRFGPGPKGLMAAEVRPDGAATPSSH from the coding sequence ATGGTATCGGACGGGTCTCTGCCGCGCACGGGAAATGATTCGCGCGCCCAACCGGAAGAGAATGCCGGGGCGGGCGAGGGCCAGGAGGGCAAGGTCCTTCTCATCGCCGGCGCCATCAAATGGTTCGACCTGTCCAAAGGCTATGGGTTCGTCGTTCCCGACGATGGCAGTGGCGACGTGATGCTGCACGTCACCTGCCTGCGGCGCGGCGGCTTCAACACCGCGCAGGAAGGCGCCCGCGTGGTGTGCGAGGTGGTGGCGCGCGAACGCGGCTTCCAGGCGCTGCGCGTGCTCTCCATGGACGAGACCACCGCCGTGCATCACTCGCAGCTGCCGCAGGCCCGCACCCATGTGACGGTGCAGCCGGTCGGCGGCTTTGAGCGCGCTTGGGTGAAATGGTTCAACCGTCTGCGCGGCTTCGGCTTCCTGTCGCGCGGCGAGGGAACCGAAGACATTTTCGTGCATATGGAGACGCTGCGCCGCCACGGCCTCGCCGAGCTGCGGCCCGGCCAGATGGTGCTGGTGCGCTTCGGGCCGGGGCCGAAAGGCCTTATGGCTGCCGAAGTGCGGCCCGATGGTGCCGCCACCCCGTCGTCTCACTAG
- a CDS encoding SIR2 family NAD-dependent protein deacylase, with translation MMASDDIKAAAEALRAVLTPMKAGVAFTGAGISTECGIPDFRSPGGLWTRNRPIDYQDFRASAAMRAEAWRRRFAMEAVFAGARPGRGHRALAQWLAEGRLRGIITQNIDGLHQASGVPDADLVELHGNSTYATCLDCATRYELDWVRARFEAAEERAPDCPACAGPIKSATISFGQPMPAEAMARAKRLSAACDVFLVLGSSLVVWPAAGFPVQAKRAGARLVIINREPTELDDLADLVIRADIGAVCDAALHR, from the coding sequence ATGATGGCGAGCGATGACATCAAGGCGGCGGCCGAGGCGCTGCGTGCCGTCCTGACGCCGATGAAGGCCGGCGTCGCCTTTACCGGCGCGGGCATTTCCACCGAATGCGGCATTCCCGATTTCCGCTCGCCCGGCGGGCTGTGGACCCGCAACCGGCCCATCGACTACCAGGATTTTCGCGCCAGCGCGGCGATGCGGGCGGAAGCCTGGCGGCGGCGATTCGCCATGGAAGCCGTCTTTGCCGGCGCCCGGCCGGGGCGCGGCCACCGGGCGCTGGCGCAATGGCTCGCCGAGGGGCGGCTGCGGGGCATCATCACCCAGAACATTGACGGCCTGCACCAGGCGTCCGGTGTTCCTGATGCGGATCTGGTCGAACTGCACGGCAACAGCACCTATGCCACCTGCCTCGACTGCGCCACGCGCTATGAGCTCGATTGGGTGCGCGCCCGCTTCGAGGCCGCAGAGGAGAGGGCGCCCGACTGCCCCGCCTGCGCCGGGCCGATCAAGAGCGCCACCATCTCCTTCGGCCAGCCCATGCCGGCCGAGGCCATGGCGCGGGCGAAGCGGCTTAGCGCGGCCTGCGACGTGTTCCTCGTCCTCGGTTCCTCGCTGGTGGTGTGGCCCGCCGCCGGCTTTCCGGTACAGGCCAAGCGCGCTGGCGCCCGGCTGGTGATCATCAATCGCGAGCCGACCGAACTCGACGATCTCGCCGATCTGGTGATCCGCGCCGATATCGGCGCGGTGTGCGATGCCGCGTTGCATCGGTGA
- a CDS encoding VOC family protein: MKYLHTMVRVTDIDASLDFYCNKLGLTEVRRKESPQGRFTLIFLAAPGQEGVAEIELTYNWDPEVYGEGRNFGHLAFEVDDIYAACQKLQEGGVTINRPPRDGRMAFVRSPDNISIELLQKGEALPPLEPWASMPNTGKW, translated from the coding sequence ATGAAGTACCTACACACCATGGTGCGCGTCACCGACATCGACGCCTCGCTGGATTTCTATTGCAACAAGCTGGGGCTCACCGAGGTGCGGCGCAAGGAATCGCCGCAGGGGCGCTTCACGCTGATTTTCCTCGCCGCCCCCGGCCAGGAAGGCGTCGCCGAAATCGAGCTGACCTATAATTGGGACCCCGAGGTCTATGGCGAAGGGCGCAATTTCGGCCATCTCGCCTTTGAGGTCGACGATATCTACGCCGCCTGCCAGAAGCTGCAGGAGGGCGGCGTGACCATCAACCGCCCGCCGCGCGACGGGCGCATGGCCTTTGTCCGCTCGCCCGACAATATCTCGATCGAACTGCTGCAGAAGGGCGAGGCGCTGCCGCCGCTCGAACCCTGGGCCTCGATGCCGAACACCGGAAAGTGGTGA
- a CDS encoding asparagine synthetase B family protein: MALSWRRPSACPPTGRTGGGDAGLILAAYQRWGEGCVDRLVGDFAFVLWDRQAGRLLLARDFRGSRPLYFAHGPGVFAFASMPKGLFAVPDVSDALDEAEVGAYLALLPAHGTRTFYRDLSRVPPGHTLTVSGEVRQLHRYWRPEEMATLPAGDHREQIGEFRRLYSRAVRDRLRVPTGMGIGSHLSAGFDSASVTALAADELARQGKRLTAFTAAPREGFAFPAYQGRATDESPVAATLAARFPNIDHRVIRTDPVDPLQGVEQHLPALDQPVLNPCNNVWINAIDAEAARGRIRVMLSGAIGNMTVSYDGRPHLAQLFRRGRWLALAGVSIGMWRDGVNFKGPFRAALGPYLPRFILEWQGAVPVASTDPFIHTALAAEFRQAIDLDVIARERAWDMTYRPWADGKAMRIAVLNRIDPGAVHHASLARHGVDTRDPTSDRRVVDFCLALPERHFIHRGRVSSLLRDAMEGLMPAAHLARRTRGYQAADWYEGVVAAREELLAEIARLESSPLASRALDLKRLRALATDLPDPSTPPDQIGMLTRAHEQTHRLALLRGLSVGRFIRMVEKGNG; the protein is encoded by the coding sequence ATGGCCCTGAGCTGGCGGAGACCCTCGGCCTGCCCGCCGACGGGCCGGACCGGGGGGGGCGATGCCGGGTTGATCCTGGCCGCCTATCAGCGCTGGGGCGAGGGCTGCGTCGACCGGCTCGTCGGAGATTTCGCGTTCGTGCTGTGGGACCGGCAGGCCGGGCGCCTGCTGCTGGCGCGCGATTTTCGCGGCAGCCGGCCGCTCTATTTCGCCCATGGTCCCGGCGTCTTCGCCTTCGCCTCGATGCCTAAGGGGCTGTTTGCCGTCCCCGATGTGTCGGACGCGCTCGATGAGGCGGAGGTCGGCGCCTATCTGGCACTGCTGCCGGCGCATGGCACCCGTACCTTCTACCGCGACCTCTCCCGCGTGCCGCCCGGCCACACGCTCACCGTCAGTGGGGAGGTGCGGCAGCTGCACCGCTACTGGCGGCCGGAGGAAATGGCGACGCTGCCGGCGGGTGACCACCGCGAGCAGATCGGCGAGTTCCGGCGGCTCTATTCCCGCGCGGTCCGCGACCGGCTGCGCGTGCCCACCGGTATGGGGATCGGCAGCCATCTCAGCGCCGGCTTCGACAGCGCCTCCGTCACCGCTCTCGCCGCCGACGAGCTGGCCCGGCAGGGCAAGCGCCTGACTGCTTTCACCGCCGCCCCGCGCGAGGGCTTTGCCTTCCCCGCCTATCAGGGAAGGGCGACCGACGAATCCCCGGTCGCCGCCACGCTCGCGGCGCGCTTTCCCAATATCGACCATCGGGTGATCCGCACCGACCCGGTCGATCCCTTGCAAGGGGTCGAGCAACACCTGCCGGCGCTCGACCAGCCGGTGCTGAACCCATGCAACAATGTCTGGATCAACGCGATCGACGCGGAGGCGGCGCGCGGGCGCATCCGCGTGATGCTCTCCGGCGCGATCGGCAACATGACCGTCTCCTATGACGGCCGGCCGCATCTGGCGCAGCTGTTCCGGCGCGGGCGCTGGCTCGCTCTGGCGGGCGTGAGCATCGGCATGTGGCGCGACGGCGTCAATTTCAAGGGACCGTTCCGCGCAGCGCTCGGCCCCTATCTGCCCCGCTTCATCCTGGAATGGCAGGGTGCCGTTCCCGTCGCCTCGACCGATCCCTTCATCCACACCGCGCTGGCCGCCGAGTTCCGCCAGGCCATCGATCTCGATGTCATCGCCCGCGAGCGGGCCTGGGATATGACCTACCGCCCCTGGGCCGATGGCAAGGCGATGCGGATCGCCGTGCTGAACCGTATTGACCCGGGCGCCGTGCATCATGCCAGCCTGGCGCGCCATGGCGTGGACACGCGCGACCCCACATCCGACCGTCGGGTGGTGGATTTCTGCCTCGCTCTGCCGGAACGGCACTTCATCCATCGCGGGCGGGTGTCCTCGCTGCTGCGCGACGCGATGGAGGGACTGATGCCGGCGGCGCATCTGGCGCGGCGCACGCGCGGCTATCAGGCGGCGGACTGGTATGAGGGCGTGGTGGCGGCCCGCGAGGAACTGCTGGCGGAGATCGCGCGGCTGGAATCCTCGCCGCTGGCGTCCCGCGCGCTCGATCTGAAGCGCCTGCGCGCACTCGCCACCGACCTGCCGGACCCGTCCACTCCGCCGGACCAGATAGGCATGCTGACTCGCGCCCATGAGCAGACCCACCGTCTCGCCCTGCTGCGCGGGCTTTCGGTAGGGCGGTTCATCCGCATGGTCGAGAAAGGCAACGGATAG
- a CDS encoding LysR family transcriptional regulator, whose amino-acid sequence MMKLDFDERDLRSLRVFCAVAEAGGFAAAEKKLAMSKPSISRHVREVEARLGVRLCERGRSGFRLTPEGDVALDLASAAFQALGRIRPEIDAVHGILSGRLAIGIGEHTLTHPACKLPEALTEMRRLAPGVEPQILVMTFNELAQSLNEGRVDLVIRGKYTDDRDFFHVPIYREIHRVYVADFVDRSKIPNLPLIYRQHPYVEHAIRSGRYHRGPSAAGLDSVAAMVATGFYQGMLPTHYGDLIKARFNLNVEESSPVYQHEGCAIFSTARPISQRIKVFLSILKRVHSYRSERSPA is encoded by the coding sequence ATGATGAAGCTTGATTTCGACGAGCGGGACCTGCGCTCGCTGCGGGTGTTCTGTGCGGTGGCGGAGGCGGGCGGGTTTGCGGCGGCCGAGAAGAAACTCGCCATGTCGAAGCCCTCGATCAGCCGCCATGTCCGCGAGGTGGAGGCGCGCCTCGGGGTGAGGCTGTGCGAGAGAGGGCGCAGCGGCTTCCGCCTGACGCCGGAGGGCGACGTGGCGCTCGATCTCGCTTCGGCCGCCTTCCAGGCGCTGGGACGCATTCGCCCCGAGATCGACGCCGTGCACGGCATCTTGTCGGGGCGGCTCGCCATCGGGATCGGTGAGCACACCCTCACGCATCCCGCCTGCAAGCTGCCCGAAGCCCTCACCGAGATGCGGCGGCTGGCCCCGGGGGTGGAGCCGCAGATTCTGGTGATGACCTTCAATGAGCTGGCTCAGTCGTTAAATGAAGGCCGTGTCGACCTCGTCATTCGCGGCAAGTACACGGATGATCGCGACTTCTTTCATGTCCCGATCTATCGCGAGATCCACCGGGTCTATGTCGCCGATTTCGTCGACAGGTCGAAGATACCCAACCTGCCGCTGATCTATCGCCAGCACCCCTATGTGGAGCACGCGATCCGTTCCGGGCGATACCATCGCGGCCCGAGTGCCGCCGGCCTCGATTCCGTCGCCGCCATGGTCGCGACCGGCTTCTACCAGGGCATGCTGCCCACCCATTACGGGGATCTGATCAAGGCACGCTTCAACCTGAATGTCGAAGAGAGCAGCCCCGTCTACCAGCACGAGGGATGCGCGATCTTCTCGACCGCGCGCCCGATCAGCCAGCGCATCAAGGTGTTCCTGAGCATTCTGAAGCGCGTCCATTCCTATCGGTCGGAACGGTCGCCGGCCTGA
- a CDS encoding RidA family protein: MAHTRIRKFNTKVTYPEQNIDNDLCQAVIARGTTVYLRGQIGQNLDTSECVCIGDVAGQTEQAMKNIDMLLKECGSQLDHICKLTIYISDPRYREDVYRVVGRWLKGVFPVSTGIVVTAFARTEYLVEVDATAVIPD; encoded by the coding sequence ATGGCCCACACCCGAATCCGCAAGTTCAATACCAAGGTGACGTACCCCGAGCAGAACATCGACAACGACCTCTGCCAGGCGGTCATCGCGCGCGGAACGACCGTCTACCTGCGTGGCCAGATCGGGCAGAATCTCGATACCTCCGAATGCGTGTGCATCGGCGATGTTGCGGGTCAGACCGAACAGGCCATGAAGAACATCGATATGCTGCTGAAGGAATGCGGCAGCCAGCTCGATCACATCTGCAAGCTGACGATCTACATCTCCGATCCGCGCTACCGTGAGGACGTGTATCGGGTGGTCGGCCGCTGGCTGAAGGGTGTCTTCCCGGTCTCGACCGGCATCGTCGTCACCGCCTTCGCCCGCACCGAATATCTCGTCGAGGTGGACGCGACGGCCGTTATTCCGGACTGA
- a CDS encoding transporter substrate-binding domain-containing protein — MTARILFAAAIGLMATLGTVPAVADALDDIMARKTIRVAVPTDYPPFGSVGADMQPRGMDIDVANLIGEKLGVKVELVPVTAPNRVAYLQSGKTDLTISSLGKTEERAKVIDFSIAYSPFFDAVFGKKEPPVKDYADLSDKTISVTRGSMQDKELEELAPKAVVKRFEDNNSTIAAFMSGQVEMFASGTPVAAAIKRRNPDLDLELKIVLANSPCYVGVVKGEQKLLDKVNAIIREAKANGEIDRLSVKWLGAPAGELPE; from the coding sequence ATGACCGCACGTATTCTGTTCGCCGCCGCCATCGGCCTCATGGCGACGCTTGGCACCGTTCCCGCCGTCGCCGACGCGCTGGACGACATCATGGCCCGCAAGACCATCCGCGTCGCCGTGCCGACCGACTATCCCCCGTTCGGCTCGGTCGGTGCCGACATGCAGCCGCGCGGCATGGACATCGATGTCGCCAATCTGATCGGCGAGAAGCTGGGCGTGAAGGTCGAGCTTGTGCCGGTCACCGCGCCCAACCGCGTCGCCTATCTCCAGTCGGGCAAGACCGACCTCACCATCTCCTCGCTCGGAAAGACCGAGGAGCGGGCGAAGGTGATCGACTTCAGCATCGCCTACTCGCCGTTCTTCGACGCCGTGTTCGGCAAGAAGGAGCCGCCGGTCAAGGACTATGCCGACCTTTCCGACAAGACCATCTCGGTCACGCGCGGCTCGATGCAGGACAAGGAACTTGAGGAGCTCGCGCCGAAGGCGGTGGTGAAGCGCTTCGAGGACAATAACAGCACCATTGCCGCGTTCATGTCCGGCCAGGTGGAGATGTTCGCCTCGGGCACCCCCGTCGCCGCCGCCATCAAGCGCCGCAACCCGGATCTCGATCTGGAGCTGAAGATCGTGCTGGCGAATTCCCCCTGCTATGTCGGCGTGGTCAAGGGCGAGCAGAAGCTGCTCGACAAGGTCAACGCCATCATCCGCGAGGCCAAGGCCAATGGCGAGATCGACCGGCTCTCGGTGAAGTGGCTCGGCGCCCCCGCCGGCGAGCTTCCCGAGTAA
- a CDS encoding MmgE/PrpD family protein gives MSLTPRNPSRLLAEWASAVRAADIPDRIRAVAKACVIDTVGVALAGAGTPVAGLARQFAARNAAAGMSEIWGAPALLAAVGAAACNATAAHALDFDDNCYAGFVHGSAVIVPAAIAIAQETGATGADLLTAITVGAECEYAVGAAAGQDLYDKGWWTTGLLGPIGACVAAGHLLKLDARQMRAGIGLAVAGAGGSKSCFATDAKALLAGEASAAGLRAALLAASGASGPDEPFTHRNGFAALHTDGVFDAAAFADLGRSWRLETPGIDIKKFPICLSSHAAVDVVADIMAREGFSADEVESVLCDVPPVVVANLVYAAPATPREAQFSMEFAIAATLCFGAPGVEHLREEVLADPDLRAMMARVRMVSGPMWDATRRRDAPEGASVVISLRDGRNFAGYQTHALGTAANPVPPAQLRAKFLSCAEPTLGKPAAHRALQALDDLDAEVPVRDLLNTTLTGAQNRMPAE, from the coding sequence ATGAGCCTCACTCCCCGCAATCCCTCGCGGCTTCTCGCGGAGTGGGCCTCAGCCGTGCGCGCCGCCGACATTCCCGATCGCATCCGCGCCGTCGCCAAGGCGTGCGTGATCGACACGGTCGGCGTCGCCCTCGCCGGTGCCGGCACGCCGGTGGCGGGCCTCGCCCGCCAATTCGCGGCGCGGAACGCTGCAGCGGGCATGTCGGAGATCTGGGGCGCGCCGGCCCTTTTGGCGGCCGTGGGCGCGGCCGCGTGCAACGCGACCGCCGCCCATGCGCTCGATTTCGACGATAATTGCTATGCCGGCTTCGTCCATGGTTCGGCCGTCATCGTCCCCGCGGCCATCGCCATCGCGCAGGAGACTGGCGCGACGGGGGCCGACCTGCTGACCGCGATCACCGTCGGGGCGGAGTGCGAATACGCGGTCGGTGCTGCCGCCGGGCAGGACCTCTACGACAAGGGGTGGTGGACCACCGGACTGCTGGGCCCGATCGGTGCCTGCGTCGCCGCCGGGCACCTGCTGAAGCTCGACGCGCGGCAGATGCGCGCCGGCATCGGGCTGGCCGTAGCGGGCGCGGGCGGCAGCAAGAGCTGCTTCGCCACCGACGCCAAGGCGCTTCTGGCCGGCGAAGCCAGCGCGGCGGGGCTTCGAGCGGCGCTGCTGGCGGCCAGCGGCGCCAGCGGGCCGGACGAGCCTTTCACCCATCGCAACGGATTTGCCGCGCTGCACACCGATGGCGTGTTCGACGCTGCCGCCTTCGCCGACCTCGGCCGCTCCTGGCGGCTGGAGACACCCGGCATCGACATCAAGAAGTTCCCGATCTGCCTGTCCTCGCATGCGGCGGTTGACGTCGTGGCCGACATAATGGCGCGCGAGGGCTTTTCGGCGGACGAGGTTGAGAGCGTCCTGTGCGATGTCCCGCCCGTCGTCGTCGCCAATCTGGTCTATGCCGCGCCCGCCACCCCGCGCGAGGCGCAGTTCAGTATGGAGTTCGCGATCGCCGCTACCCTGTGCTTCGGGGCGCCGGGCGTCGAGCATCTACGCGAGGAGGTGCTCGCCGATCCCGACCTGCGCGCGATGATGGCGCGCGTGCGGATGGTGAGCGGCCCGATGTGGGATGCCACGCGCCGCCGGGACGCGCCGGAAGGGGCCTCGGTCGTGATCTCCCTGCGGGATGGCCGCAATTTCGCCGGCTATCAGACCCACGCGCTGGGCACCGCTGCCAATCCGGTGCCCCCGGCGCAGCTGCGCGCCAAATTTCTGAGCTGTGCGGAACCGACGCTTGGAAAACCGGCGGCCCACCGCGCGCTGCAGGCGCTTGACGATCTGGATGCGGAAGTTCCGGTCCGCGATCTCCTGAACACGACCCTCACAGGCGCACAGAACCGGATGCCCGCCGAATGA
- a CDS encoding amino acid ABC transporter permease, which translates to MNLSSFIDVFHSWPSLLNGLAMTVLLTLVSSFLGVVLGTLCAWGSLRGPKALGWFIRGYVEFFRNTPFLGQIFFIFFGLPALGLRLDPVPAALVALTINLTAYACEIIRAGIEATPAGQFEAASSLGLKPAQAFFLVILPPAFQRVWPAMTSQLVIILLASALCSQISVAELSYEANMIASRTFRNFEAYIVVTLIYLGLAVLFREMLTWVGRRFVYGEFATEAQR; encoded by the coding sequence ATGAACCTCTCCTCGTTCATCGATGTCTTCCACAGCTGGCCGAGCCTGCTGAACGGTCTCGCAATGACCGTGCTGCTCACGCTCGTCTCGTCCTTTCTCGGCGTCGTGCTCGGCACCTTGTGCGCATGGGGCAGCCTGCGCGGACCGAAGGCGCTTGGCTGGTTCATCCGTGGCTATGTCGAGTTCTTCCGCAACACGCCGTTTCTCGGCCAGATCTTCTTCATCTTCTTCGGCTTGCCGGCCCTTGGCCTGAGGCTGGATCCGGTCCCGGCGGCGCTGGTCGCGCTGACGATCAACCTCACCGCCTATGCCTGCGAGATCATCCGCGCCGGCATTGAGGCGACGCCCGCCGGCCAGTTCGAAGCGGCCAGCAGCCTGGGGCTGAAGCCGGCGCAGGCGTTCTTCCTCGTCATCCTTCCTCCCGCCTTCCAGCGGGTCTGGCCGGCCATGACCAGCCAGCTGGTGATCATCCTGCTGGCCTCGGCGCTGTGCAGCCAGATCTCCGTCGCCGAGCTTTCCTATGAAGCCAACATGATCGCCAGCCGGACCTTCCGGAACTTCGAGGCCTATATCGTCGTCACGCTCATCTATCTCGGCCTCGCGGTCCTGTTCCGGGAAATGCTGACCTGGGTCGGCCGCCGCTTCGTCTACGGGGAATTTGCCACGGAGGCGCAGCGATGA
- a CDS encoding amino acid ABC transporter permease: MNDFTTWDVFRNLLAAVPWTIYLSLIAFAGGAVVSLLLLSLRFAFPRVAGTPVRLYVQLFQGTPLLMQLFLVYFGLALMGVQTTPLFAASLCLSVYSSAYLTETWYGCVLAVPKGQWEASSSLGLKHWQQMLLIVLPQALRLSVPPTVGLMVQIVKNTSLASIVGFVELTRASQIIANATFEPFLAYGAVAFIYFVICFSISLCGRHLEKRIRI, translated from the coding sequence ATGAACGATTTCACCACCTGGGACGTCTTCCGCAACCTGCTCGCCGCCGTGCCGTGGACGATCTACCTCTCGCTGATCGCCTTCGCCGGGGGCGCGGTCGTCAGCCTTCTGCTGCTGAGCCTGCGCTTTGCCTTTCCCCGCGTCGCCGGCACGCCGGTGAGGCTCTATGTCCAGCTGTTTCAAGGAACGCCGCTGCTGATGCAGCTCTTCCTTGTCTATTTCGGGCTGGCGCTGATGGGCGTGCAGACGACGCCGCTCTTCGCCGCCAGTCTCTGCCTCTCGGTCTATAGCAGCGCCTATCTCACCGAGACCTGGTATGGCTGCGTCCTGGCGGTGCCGAAGGGCCAATGGGAAGCCTCCTCCAGCCTCGGCCTCAAGCACTGGCAGCAGATGCTGCTGATCGTGCTGCCGCAGGCCCTGCGCCTCTCGGTGCCGCCGACGGTCGGGCTGATGGTGCAGATCGTCAAGAACACCTCGCTGGCCTCGATTGTCGGCTTCGTCGAGCTGACCCGCGCGAGCCAGATCATCGCCAACGCCACCTTCGAGCCGTTCCTCGCCTATGGCGCGGTGGCGTTCATCTACTTCGTCATCTGCTTCTCGATCTCGCTGTGCGGCAGGCATCTGGAAAAACGGATCCGGATCTGA
- a CDS encoding amino acid ABC transporter ATP-binding protein, whose amino-acid sequence MSNLAPSAAPAPALPVSASSGAAIELVGVNKWYGEFHVLRDIDLTVKRGERIVICGPSGSGKSTMIRCINRLEEHQQGSIIVDGIELTNDLKRIDEIRREVGMCFQHFNLFPHLTILENLTLAPIWVRKMPKKDADELAMHFLRKVKIPEQANKYPGQLSGGQQQRVAIARALCMKPKIMLFDEPTSALDPEMVKEVLETMVSLAEEGMTMLCVTHEMGFARQVANRVIFMDAGQIIEMNEPEAFFSNPQHERTKLFLSQILGH is encoded by the coding sequence ATGTCGAACCTCGCCCCGTCCGCCGCCCCCGCGCCCGCCCTCCCCGTCTCCGCGTCCTCGGGCGCGGCCATCGAACTGGTCGGGGTCAACAAATGGTATGGCGAGTTCCACGTTCTGCGCGACATCGACCTCACCGTGAAACGCGGCGAGCGCATCGTCATTTGCGGGCCGTCGGGCTCGGGCAAGTCCACCATGATCCGCTGCATCAACCGGCTGGAGGAGCACCAGCAGGGCTCGATCATCGTCGATGGCATCGAACTGACCAACGACCTCAAGCGCATCGACGAGATCCGCCGCGAGGTCGGCATGTGCTTCCAGCACTTCAACCTGTTCCCGCATCTCACCATTCTGGAAAATCTGACGCTGGCGCCGATCTGGGTCCGCAAGATGCCCAAGAAGGATGCCGACGAACTGGCGATGCACTTCCTGCGCAAGGTGAAAATCCCGGAGCAGGCGAACAAGTATCCCGGCCAGCTTTCCGGCGGCCAGCAGCAGCGCGTCGCCATCGCGCGCGCTCTGTGCATGAAGCCGAAGATCATGCTGTTCGACGAGCCGACCTCGGCGCTCGACCCGGAAATGGTCAAGGAAGTGCTGGAGACCATGGTGAGCCTCGCCGAAGAGGGCATGACCATGCTGTGCGTGACCCACGAAATGGGCTTCGCGCGGCAGGTCGCCAACCGGGTGATCTTCATGGATGCCGGTCAGATCATCGAGATGAACGAGCCGGAAGCGTTCTTCTCCAACCCGCAGCATGAGCGCACCAAGCTGTTCCTCAGCCAGATCCTGGGACACTGA